The genomic region GTGCTCGACCAGTCGCGCGACGTCGAGGCCCAAAAGCTCCTGGAGGCCTTCGCCAACAGCCAGTACTTCGACCTCACCTACTACGCCCGGTCGCACGGAGAGGTCACGCGGCTGATCGACACCGGCCGCGCCAAGGTGGGGATCGTGATCCCCCCCGACTTCGCGGCCCGGCTCCGCGGTCGCGGAGG from Candidatus Methylomirabilota bacterium harbors:
- a CDS encoding ABC transporter permease, producing MTRLRGIIWKEFVQLRRDPMALTLTLFIPVAMLFIFGYAINTDVKHLPTVVLDQSRDVEAQKLLEAFANSQYFDLTYYARSHGEVTRLIDTGRAKVGIVIPPDFAARLRGRGG